A section of the Procambarus clarkii isolate CNS0578487 chromosome 38, FALCON_Pclarkii_2.0, whole genome shotgun sequence genome encodes:
- the LOC123771985 gene encoding serine protease 44 encodes MVTKALTLVILALVSDIVVLETSPYNQNTTGAQLHTNDAASASEAKRDASPPDHDPPPRIELRPVAHSGRGDLVPDADNAPTYCTHRLSSTPGECRHFKDCYPLLRLPSFTPEESWILGIYDTCPLNYKGSLVFGVCCEPSKSHRPSNDVSNEVRLANQRKETPDQYTAAEDDEPGLLDRSHVQFVPPKEPSFELEKPSVRYPWQDLQTHPPIITHPPEHTNFPWWATPGPTTPSAPTSKPATQKPWWEPATTKTTPLSWWQTTTVRSTPTSWWQTTKPWLTTTRRTTPNPFWTTAPTTPKPPTSKVPFWERPPADDTVGAPAPPVPSNEGGKDPCSPGAFYNVYLEGFKVTGGSQATPHTYPWIAAVFNRNKQFCGGSLIDSTHILTAAHCIAHMSHLDIANLRVRVGAHNIHLAERTAQEFKVSRVVRHKDYDSRKLLNDVAMMTLDRPAVFNDVVRPVCLDRSGNDYVDEFVTVAGWGSMFEGGPQPATLYEVKLKVTSNAECRSTYGAAAPGGIVDSYLCAGATGFDSCQGDSGGPLVKFVDGVWKQIGLVSWGIGCGKSYYPGVYTRISSFISWIDRVQKSY; translated from the exons CTGCGTCAGCGTCTGAAGCAAAGcgtgacgcaagtcccccggatcACGACCCACCTCCCAGGATCGAGCTCCGGCCTGTGGCCCACTCAGGAAGGGGAGACCTGGTCCCGGATGCAGACAACGCCCCAACTTACTGCACGCATCGCCTCTCCAG CACCCCTGGAGAGTGTCGTCACTTCAAGGACTGTTACCCCCTCCTGAGGCTGCCCTCTTTCACTCCTGAAGAATCCTGGATTTTAGGCATCTATGACACGTGTCCACTCAACTACAAGGGAAGCCTG GTGTTTGGCGTGTGTTGTGAGCCCTCCAAAAGCCACCGTCCCTCCAACGACGTTTCGAACGAGGTGAGATTGGCGAACCAGCGGAAGGAAACCCCGGACCAGTACACGGCAGCAGAAGACGATGAACCGGGATTACTGGATCGCAGCCACGTCCAGTTCGTACCCCCGAAGGAGCCCTCTTTTGAGCTCGAGAAGCCGTCTGTCAGATACCCGTGGCAGGACCTCCAAACCCACCCCCCTATAATAACCCACCCTCCAGAGCACACTAACTTCCCGTGGTGGGCTACTCCAGGGCCCACTACCCCCAGCGCCCCCACTAGCAAACCAGCCACCCAAAAGCCCTGGTGGGAGCCCGCAACCACAAAGACCACACCACTCTCCTGGTGGCAGACGACGACCGTAAGATCTACACCGACTTCCTGGTGGCAGACCACCAAACCGTGGTTGACTACAACCCGAAGAACCACACCTAATCCGTTTTGGACAACTGCTCCCACTACACCCAAACCACCCACTTCGAAGGTGCCCTTCTGGGAGCGGCCGCCTGCTGACGACACCGTCGGAGCTC CTGCGCCCCCAGTACCGTCCAACGAGGGGGGCAAGGACCCCTGCTCCCCCGGGGCTTTCTACAATGTTTATCTTGAGGGTTTCAAAGTCACTGGAGGTTCGCAAGCCACTCCACACACTTATCCTTGGATT GCGGCAGTGTTCAACAGGAACAAGCAGTTCTGTGGCGGATCTCTTATCGACAGCACGCACATTCTCACGGCCGCCCACTGCATCGCTCA CATGAGTCACCTAGACATTGCCAACCTCAGAGTCCGAGTCGGGGCTCACAACATCCATTTGGCAGAGAGAACAGCCCAGGAGTTCAAGGTCAGCCGAGTGGTGAGACACAAGGATTACGACTCCAGGAAACTG CTCAACGACGTGGCTATGATGACGCTGGACCGTCCGGCCGTCTTCAACGACGTCGTACGTCCGGTGTGTCTCGATCGGAGCGGCAACGACTACGTCGACGAATTCGTCACCGTGGCCGGATGGGGCAGCATGTTCGAAG GAGGACCTCAGCCGGCGACGCTGTACGAGGTCAAACTAAAGGTCACCAGCAACGCTGAGTGTAGGTCGACGTACGGAGCGGCGGCTCCAGGAGGCATCGTCGATTCGTACCTTTGCGCGGGCGCCACCGGATTCGACTCCTGTCAG GGTGACAGCGGCGGACCGCTGGTGAAGTTCGTCGACGGAGTCTGGAAGCAGATCGGTCTAGTGTCTTGGGGCATCGGGTGCGGCAAGAGTTACTACCCAGGAGTCTACACCAGGATCAGCTCCTTCATCTCTTGGATCGACCGCGTCCAGAAGTCCTACTGA